Proteins from one Planctomyces sp. SH-PL62 genomic window:
- the pheT gene encoding phenylalanine--tRNA ligase subunit beta: MIVSWNQLTEYVRLDMPVEALAERLALTGLNHESTDDVGGDLAIDLEVTSNRSDCLGHLGVAREISVLFEKPLRIPAAAPRTSGIGVEALAGVTVETPELCPRFSARVMTGVKVGESPWWMRRRLETLGVRPVSNIVDVTNYVMFECGQPLHAYDLDKLEDRRLVVRKARKGETLKAINGRDYLLEPEMLVIADASRPVGLAGVMGGLETEIGPGTTNLLIEAARFDAMSVRKTSRALGLFSPSSFRFERPLDPEVADWASRRCAELILELCPGSVLHPGVVDVGRPAPRREPIILRLSQIPRVLGITVDPIEVRRILESLGLEVVEENVGSIRVVPPSWRADLDREIDLIEEIARIHGYEKIVENRPIPVTSAPRGRRERVESAVRDTLTALGMDEAVTFSLVEDSLAAPVAGEGADAAPLRVSHSSRKRENALRRSLIPSLLAVRRHNEAHGVADARVFEIADVYLPREGGQTPEQPTRLGIVAGLDFRGLKGVVETLLRSLLVAEPLSAKPAVLPLFAESRAAELFVGEVRLGWIGEVDAGKIQEFDLRAACSAVELELGVLLDRGRTVAAYRPLPSFPAVVRDLSLVLDRAVSWGELAAVVGESAGESFRQVDYLDTFRGGNLTDEQQSVHFSLMFRRDDRTLTGDEVELAVKNVVEACSRKLGAMLRA, encoded by the coding sequence ATGATCGTCAGCTGGAACCAACTCACCGAATACGTCCGCCTCGACATGCCCGTGGAGGCTCTCGCCGAACGACTGGCCCTGACCGGCTTGAACCATGAGTCGACCGACGACGTCGGCGGCGACCTGGCGATCGACCTGGAGGTCACCAGCAACCGCTCGGATTGCCTGGGGCACCTGGGAGTGGCGAGGGAGATCTCGGTCCTGTTCGAGAAGCCGCTCCGCATCCCGGCCGCCGCGCCGAGGACCTCGGGAATCGGCGTCGAGGCCCTGGCCGGGGTGACGGTGGAGACCCCCGAACTCTGTCCGCGGTTCTCGGCGCGGGTGATGACCGGCGTGAAGGTGGGCGAGAGCCCCTGGTGGATGAGGCGTCGGCTGGAGACGCTGGGCGTCCGGCCGGTCAGCAACATCGTGGACGTGACGAACTACGTCATGTTCGAGTGCGGCCAGCCCCTGCACGCCTATGACCTGGACAAGCTGGAAGACCGTCGCCTGGTCGTCCGCAAGGCTCGTAAGGGAGAGACGCTGAAGGCCATCAACGGCCGCGATTACCTCCTGGAGCCCGAAATGCTCGTCATCGCCGACGCCTCGCGGCCGGTCGGGCTGGCCGGCGTGATGGGGGGGCTGGAGACGGAGATCGGGCCCGGGACGACGAACCTTCTCATCGAGGCCGCCCGATTCGACGCAATGTCGGTCCGCAAGACCTCGCGCGCCCTGGGCCTGTTCAGCCCGTCGAGCTTCCGTTTCGAGCGGCCCCTCGACCCCGAGGTCGCCGACTGGGCCAGCCGCCGCTGCGCCGAGCTGATCCTCGAGCTTTGTCCGGGGAGCGTGCTGCATCCGGGGGTCGTCGACGTCGGCCGCCCGGCCCCTCGCCGCGAGCCGATCATCCTGCGGCTGTCCCAGATCCCCCGCGTCCTGGGGATCACGGTCGATCCGATCGAAGTCCGGCGGATCCTGGAGTCGCTCGGGCTCGAGGTCGTCGAGGAGAACGTCGGCTCGATCCGCGTCGTCCCGCCGAGCTGGCGAGCCGACCTGGATCGCGAGATCGATCTCATCGAGGAGATCGCCCGGATCCACGGGTATGAGAAGATCGTCGAGAACCGGCCGATTCCGGTCACGAGCGCCCCGCGCGGGCGTCGCGAGCGCGTCGAGTCGGCCGTTCGAGACACCCTGACGGCCCTGGGGATGGATGAGGCCGTCACGTTCAGCCTGGTCGAGGACTCGCTGGCGGCGCCGGTCGCGGGCGAGGGCGCGGACGCCGCCCCGCTGCGGGTCTCCCACTCCAGCCGGAAGCGGGAGAACGCGCTAAGGCGGAGCCTGATCCCCAGCCTGCTGGCCGTCCGGCGCCACAATGAGGCCCACGGCGTCGCCGACGCCCGCGTGTTCGAGATCGCCGACGTCTATCTCCCCCGCGAGGGGGGCCAGACGCCCGAACAGCCCACGCGCCTGGGAATCGTCGCCGGCCTGGATTTCCGAGGGCTGAAGGGGGTCGTCGAGACGCTCCTGAGGAGCCTCCTGGTCGCCGAGCCGCTCTCGGCGAAGCCGGCCGTACTGCCGCTGTTCGCCGAAAGCCGCGCCGCGGAGTTGTTCGTCGGCGAGGTCCGGCTCGGCTGGATCGGCGAGGTCGACGCCGGCAAGATCCAGGAGTTCGACCTTCGCGCGGCCTGCTCGGCCGTCGAACTGGAGTTGGGCGTCCTGCTGGACAGGGGACGGACGGTCGCCGCTTATCGGCCGCTCCCCAGCTTCCCGGCCGTCGTCCGCGACCTCTCGCTGGTCCTCGATCGCGCGGTCTCCTGGGGCGAGTTGGCGGCCGTCGTCGGCGAGTCGGCCGGGGAGTCGTTCCGCCAGGTCGACTACCTCGACACCTTCCGCGGCGGCAACCTGACCGACGAGCAGCAAAGCGTCCACTTCAGCCTCATGTTCCGTCGCGACGACCGCACTCTCACCGGAGACGAGGTCGAGCTGGCGGTCAAGAACGTCGTCGAGGCATGCTCCCGGAAGCTGGGCGCGATGTTGCGCGCGTAA
- a CDS encoding APC family permease — protein sequence MASEPSEPAKAAKSRRAPALVRDLGVLDAAMLVMGSMIGSGVFITSAESARLVGAPGWLMAAWALAGLMTVAGAVSSAELAGMMPKAGGQYYYLRTAYGPVVGFLFGWSMFLVVQTGTIAAVAVAFAKFLGVFIPAVSDKVALPALRFGPYALRVSTQQAVAATVIVGLTLANTRGLKLGKLIQNSFTLAKTGALVGLILVGVLLGASGKAAAWTASWWDPWANGWTPNTYYTEPLPVDGYGAVLLLLGLAMIGPLFSSTAWNNVTFVGEEIRDPSKTLPRALFRGTSVVVALYLLANVSYLVSLPFSEIQNAPQDRVGTAAMEAAVGSSGRYLMAGAILISTFGCVNGLILAGARVFYAMARDRLFFQAAARTNAHHVPAVALYAQGIWACLLTLPVTVSVREETGEVVYGNLYSELLEYIIPVDMAFCIVMVAAVIVLRKKASFLSRPYKTFAYPLPPVVYITLATLLVVDFLYLKPLTSGVGFLIVLAGLPVYLLWDRVRSSSSGRRTPKPEPASE from the coding sequence ATGGCGAGCGAGCCCTCCGAACCCGCGAAAGCCGCGAAGTCCAGGCGGGCGCCGGCCCTGGTGCGAGATCTGGGCGTCCTGGACGCGGCCATGCTCGTCATGGGCTCCATGATCGGCTCGGGCGTGTTCATCACGTCGGCGGAATCGGCCCGACTGGTGGGCGCTCCGGGCTGGCTGATGGCCGCCTGGGCGCTCGCAGGCCTGATGACCGTCGCCGGGGCTGTCTCCTCGGCCGAGCTGGCCGGGATGATGCCCAAGGCGGGCGGCCAGTATTATTATCTGCGCACGGCGTATGGGCCGGTCGTCGGCTTCCTGTTCGGCTGGTCCATGTTCCTGGTCGTGCAGACCGGGACCATCGCGGCGGTCGCCGTGGCGTTCGCGAAGTTCCTCGGGGTGTTCATCCCGGCCGTATCGGACAAGGTCGCTTTGCCAGCCCTCCGGTTCGGCCCCTATGCGCTCCGAGTCTCGACCCAGCAGGCGGTCGCCGCCACGGTGATCGTCGGCCTGACCCTCGCCAATACGCGGGGGCTGAAGCTGGGGAAGCTCATCCAGAATTCGTTCACCCTCGCCAAGACCGGCGCGCTCGTGGGCCTGATCCTCGTCGGCGTCCTGCTCGGCGCGAGCGGGAAGGCCGCGGCGTGGACCGCGTCGTGGTGGGACCCCTGGGCGAACGGCTGGACACCCAACACCTATTACACCGAGCCCCTGCCGGTCGACGGCTACGGCGCCGTCCTGCTGCTGCTGGGGCTGGCGATGATCGGCCCCTTGTTCTCCTCGACGGCCTGGAACAACGTCACCTTCGTGGGCGAAGAGATTCGCGATCCCAGCAAGACCCTCCCCCGGGCCCTGTTCCGGGGGACGTCGGTGGTCGTCGCGCTTTACCTCCTGGCGAACGTTTCGTATCTGGTCTCCCTCCCCTTCTCGGAGATCCAGAACGCGCCCCAGGATCGGGTGGGGACGGCGGCGATGGAGGCGGCGGTCGGGTCGAGCGGCCGATATCTGATGGCCGGCGCGATCCTGATTTCCACGTTCGGCTGCGTCAACGGCCTGATCCTGGCCGGCGCCCGCGTCTTCTATGCGATGGCCCGCGACCGCCTGTTCTTCCAGGCCGCAGCCCGCACGAACGCCCATCACGTGCCGGCCGTCGCGCTTTACGCGCAGGGGATCTGGGCTTGCCTGCTGACCCTGCCGGTGACGGTCTCGGTCCGCGAGGAGACCGGCGAGGTCGTCTACGGCAATCTCTATAGCGAGTTGCTGGAATACATCATCCCGGTCGACATGGCGTTCTGCATCGTCATGGTCGCGGCGGTGATCGTCTTGAGGAAGAAAGCCTCGTTCCTCAGCCGACCCTACAAGACGTTCGCCTACCCGCTGCCGCCGGTCGTCTACATCACCCTGGCGACCCTGCTGGTGGTCGATTTCCTGTACCTGAAGCCCCTGACCTCGGGCGTCGGATTCCTGATCGTGCTGGCGGGCCTGCCGGTCTACCTGCTCTGGGACCGCGTCCGATCGTCGTCGTCCGGGCGCCGGACGCCGAAACCCGAGCCCGCGAGCGAATAG
- the pheS gene encoding phenylalanine--tRNA ligase subunit alpha has translation MSPTESLEPALLELDKLQDQGVRAFESAASPDDVETARIEYLGQKQGRVKAAQERLKSLPPDVKKEYGRRFNGVKQALEAAIEAARRRVERRAVADGGVDVTLPGIAPRLGHRHPLSQTADELIDIFGRFGFAVARGPEVEDVRHNFDALNIPPVHPARDPLDNFYLSEGTMLRSQTSTIQIRVMESQPPPVRVVAIGRVYRPDTVDATHSFMFHQIEGLMVDEGVTMGDLKTILRLFAKSYLGEDVQIRFRPSFFPFTEPSVEVDMLWHGGRRWVEMGGAGMVDPNVFKAVGYDPERVTGFAFGLGIERLCMRRHGIDDIRLLYQNDVRFLDQF, from the coding sequence ATGAGCCCCACGGAATCGCTGGAACCCGCCCTCCTGGAGCTTGACAAGCTCCAGGACCAGGGCGTTCGCGCGTTCGAGTCGGCCGCCTCCCCGGACGACGTCGAGACGGCGCGCATCGAATATCTGGGCCAGAAGCAGGGCCGGGTCAAGGCCGCGCAGGAACGGCTCAAGTCGCTCCCCCCAGACGTCAAGAAGGAATACGGCCGCCGGTTCAACGGCGTCAAGCAGGCCCTCGAAGCCGCGATCGAGGCCGCTCGCCGGCGCGTCGAGCGACGGGCGGTCGCCGACGGCGGCGTGGACGTGACCCTGCCGGGGATCGCCCCCCGGCTCGGGCACCGCCATCCGCTCTCCCAGACGGCCGACGAACTGATCGACATCTTCGGTCGGTTCGGCTTCGCCGTCGCGCGCGGACCCGAGGTCGAGGACGTCCGTCACAACTTCGACGCCCTGAACATCCCTCCGGTCCACCCGGCCCGCGACCCTCTGGACAATTTCTATTTGTCCGAGGGGACCATGCTCCGGAGCCAGACCAGCACGATCCAGATCCGCGTGATGGAGTCCCAGCCCCCTCCGGTCCGGGTCGTCGCCATCGGCCGGGTCTATCGGCCCGACACCGTGGATGCGACCCACTCGTTCATGTTCCATCAGATCGAAGGTCTGATGGTCGACGAGGGGGTGACCATGGGGGACCTCAAGACCATCCTCCGCCTCTTCGCCAAGAGCTATCTGGGCGAGGACGTGCAAATCCGCTTCCGGCCCTCGTTCTTCCCGTTCACGGAACCGAGCGTCGAGGTGGATATGCTCTGGCACGGCGGGCGGCGATGGGTTGAAATGGGGGGGGCGGGGATGGTCGACCCCAACGTTTTCAAGGCCGTCGGCTATGATCCCGAGCGAGTGACCGGTTTCGCCTTCGGCCTGGGCATCGAACGCCTCTGCATGCGTCGGCACGGCATCGACGACATTCGCCTGCTGTACCAGAACGACGTCCGCTTCCTCGACCAGTTCTGA
- the rplT gene encoding 50S ribosomal protein L20: MRARKGAARRQAKNRLFKAVKGFVGGRGRLLKSAKETLLRAGMFSFRDRRAKKRDFRKLWIIRLSAAAEMRGLKYSRLIHGLKLANIALDRKSLSELAIFDAETFDAIVAKVRAELDKHEAQVQARQKAKTA; encoded by the coding sequence ATGCGTGCAAGAAAAGGTGCGGCCCGGCGTCAGGCCAAGAACCGGCTGTTCAAGGCCGTCAAGGGATTCGTCGGCGGCCGCGGGCGGCTGCTCAAGTCGGCCAAGGAGACCCTCCTCCGCGCCGGCATGTTCTCGTTCCGGGACCGCCGGGCCAAGAAGCGCGACTTCCGCAAGCTCTGGATCATCCGCCTCAGCGCCGCCGCCGAGATGCGCGGCCTGAAGTACAGCCGCCTCATCCACGGCCTGAAGCTGGCGAACATCGCCCTCGATCGCAAGAGCCTCTCCGAGCTCGCCATCTTCGACGCCGAGACCTTCGACGCCATCGTCGCCAAGGTCCGCGCCGAGTTGGACAAGCACGAGGCCCAGGTCCAGGCCCGTCAGAAGGCCAAGACCGCCTGA
- the infC gene encoding translation initiation factor IF-3 codes for MGPIERGLRVNEQIRISPVRVINAEGAMLGVMPTNKALEAAREAGMDLVEVAPNERPPVCKIIDYGKFKYTQKKRLTKQKQHQVQIKEIRVRPKTGDHDIEVKVKRAREFLEAKDKVLVNVLFRGRELAHIDEGRRVMDEVLHALEEVGKLEKTPSMEGRRMTAILAPRA; via the coding sequence ATCGGACCGATCGAGCGAGGACTGAGGGTCAACGAGCAGATCCGTATCTCCCCCGTGCGGGTCATCAACGCGGAAGGCGCCATGCTCGGCGTCATGCCGACGAACAAGGCGCTCGAGGCCGCGCGAGAGGCGGGGATGGACCTGGTCGAGGTCGCTCCCAACGAGCGGCCGCCGGTGTGCAAGATCATTGACTACGGCAAGTTCAAGTACACCCAGAAGAAACGCCTGACCAAGCAGAAGCAGCACCAGGTCCAGATCAAGGAAATCCGCGTCCGCCCCAAGACCGGCGACCACGACATCGAGGTCAAGGTCAAGCGGGCCCGCGAGTTCCTGGAAGCCAAGGACAAGGTGCTGGTCAACGTGCTCTTCCGGGGCCGCGAGCTGGCGCATATCGACGAGGGCCGGCGCGTGATGGACGAGGTCCTCCACGCCCTCGAAGAGGTGGGCAAGCTGGAGAAGACGCCGTCGATGGAAGGCCGGAGGATGACCGCCATCCTGGCCCCTCGGGCGTGA
- a CDS encoding NAD-dependent epimerase/dehydratase family protein, with protein MKVLMTGGYGCIGSWVVKRLVEAGHEVSIFDLVEDSHRLDLILDASAKAGVRFLAGDVADRGAVRKAVEETGATQILHLAGLQAPTCRADPIRGAMVNVIGTLAVFEAAADLREQVARVVYASSAAVHGPPEEGSQGPLADRIRLAPLTHYGAFKVCNELNARVYWLDRGVVSVGLRPWTVYGVGRDFGMTSEPTKAIKSVAVGRPYRISYGGYQDLQYVGDVADTFVRALEAPFEGAEAFNLRGAVEPIEAFVETLAQVVPAAGPLVSHGDKQLPIAPSLDDSRLQAALGPIPRTPLRQGIAETFERFASLHREGRLDLSDLG; from the coding sequence GTGAAGGTCTTGATGACGGGCGGCTACGGCTGCATTGGTTCCTGGGTGGTGAAGCGGCTGGTCGAGGCGGGCCATGAGGTCTCGATCTTCGACCTAGTCGAGGACTCCCACCGGCTCGACTTGATCCTGGACGCCTCGGCGAAGGCGGGGGTCCGCTTCCTGGCCGGCGACGTTGCCGATCGCGGGGCGGTCCGGAAGGCCGTCGAGGAGACCGGGGCGACGCAGATCCTCCACCTGGCGGGGCTTCAGGCGCCGACCTGCCGCGCCGACCCGATCCGGGGCGCGATGGTCAACGTGATCGGCACCCTGGCGGTGTTCGAGGCGGCGGCCGACCTTCGCGAGCAGGTCGCGCGGGTGGTCTACGCCAGCTCGGCCGCGGTGCACGGCCCGCCCGAAGAGGGATCGCAGGGCCCCCTGGCGGACCGGATCCGGCTGGCCCCGCTCACCCATTACGGGGCGTTCAAGGTCTGCAACGAGCTGAACGCGCGAGTCTACTGGCTGGACCGGGGCGTGGTCAGCGTGGGCCTGCGTCCCTGGACGGTCTACGGCGTGGGCCGGGACTTCGGCATGACGAGCGAGCCGACCAAGGCCATCAAGTCGGTCGCCGTGGGTCGGCCCTATCGGATCAGCTACGGCGGGTATCAGGACCTGCAATACGTCGGCGACGTGGCCGATACGTTCGTCAGGGCGCTCGAGGCTCCGTTCGAGGGGGCCGAGGCGTTCAACCTGCGAGGGGCGGTCGAGCCGATCGAGGCGTTCGTCGAGACGCTGGCGCAGGTGGTCCCGGCCGCCGGGCCGCTGGTCAGCCACGGCGACAAGCAGCTTCCCATCGCCCCCAGCCTGGACGACTCCCGCCTCCAGGCCGCGCTCGGCCCCATCCCCCGCACGCCGCTGCGTCAGGGGATCGCCGAGACCTTCGAACGGTTCGCGAGCCTCCATCGCGAGGGGAGACTCGACCTGTCGGACCTGGGCTGA
- a CDS encoding peptidylprolyl isomerase has product MRRIVFASLAVVAAVVGWNIAAGMAVAQNAPAQPKAGSPPQGQAGAPPAIANPAEVVATVDYNGATEKITKGEVYNVITRYPIPPTEDRDLVYRDAVDTLVNTRLVTQFLNRQRITIKPEQVQEEIGKLEQGLKSEGKDLATSLLENGFSLDEIKKEIEDRLRWIEYVKAKATDAELKKFLAANHDLFSGTQVRASHILRKTEPNASAADKAKVKGQLLAIKKEIDAGKLTFAQAADKYSEDPANEGGAGGDLDFFNLNSGFIPEFTDVAFKLKQGSVSEPVETPYGYHLIQVTDRKEGKPVDFEQNKPYITSGYAAELQRNLLTEARKAAKVEVKPMPKDLFPPIQAQAAPAGAPPASAPKAKAE; this is encoded by the coding sequence ATGCGCAGGATCGTATTCGCCAGTCTGGCCGTCGTCGCGGCGGTCGTCGGATGGAACATCGCGGCCGGCATGGCCGTCGCCCAGAACGCCCCCGCCCAGCCGAAGGCCGGATCGCCGCCGCAGGGGCAGGCCGGGGCGCCTCCCGCGATCGCCAACCCCGCCGAGGTCGTCGCGACGGTCGACTACAACGGCGCGACCGAGAAGATCACCAAGGGCGAGGTCTACAACGTCATCACCCGGTACCCGATCCCCCCCACCGAGGATCGCGACCTGGTCTACCGCGACGCCGTCGACACGCTGGTCAACACGAGGCTGGTCACCCAGTTCCTCAACCGCCAGCGGATCACGATCAAGCCCGAGCAGGTCCAGGAGGAGATCGGCAAGCTGGAACAGGGGCTCAAGTCCGAAGGCAAGGACCTGGCCACGTCGCTCCTGGAGAACGGCTTCTCGCTCGACGAGATCAAGAAGGAGATCGAGGACCGCCTGCGCTGGATCGAGTACGTCAAGGCGAAGGCGACCGACGCCGAGCTGAAGAAGTTCCTCGCGGCCAACCATGACCTGTTCAGCGGGACCCAGGTCCGGGCCAGCCACATCCTGCGGAAGACCGAGCCCAACGCCTCCGCCGCCGACAAGGCGAAGGTGAAGGGGCAGCTCCTGGCGATCAAGAAAGAGATCGACGCCGGCAAGCTGACCTTCGCCCAGGCCGCCGACAAGTACTCGGAGGACCCGGCCAACGAGGGAGGCGCCGGCGGCGACCTGGACTTCTTCAACCTGAACAGCGGCTTCATCCCCGAGTTCACGGACGTCGCCTTCAAGCTCAAGCAGGGCTCCGTCTCCGAGCCCGTCGAAACCCCCTACGGCTACCACCTGATCCAGGTGACCGACCGCAAGGAAGGCAAGCCGGTGGACTTCGAGCAGAACAAGCCGTACATCACCTCGGGCTACGCCGCCGAGCTCCAGCGGAACCTTCTCACCGAAGCCCGGAAGGCGGCCAAGGTCGAGGTCAAGCCCATGCCCAAGGATCTCTTCCCGCCGATCCAGGCCCAGGCCGCTCCCGCCGGGGCTCCCCCGGCCTCTGCTCCCAAGGCCAAGGCCGAGTAA
- a CDS encoding serine hydrolase, giving the protein MPKTISRRGVRLLRTILTGFLMTFTDAASRADDAQALVGPAVVDRLMEGLDEGVRVGVDVFELPRTQGEAAVLRKNADAVLPTASAIKTAIMIEMFAKFSRDLDAPPPGLDDILKDDHPAVAHFEPRGREQIRAGLSGASVRRIGRVMLGSDNATNLVYNAASNVAIALLGGPDEATRLVHARDPGFASIMVRRYMLTDRKARGDNESTAEGLGAVLRRLASREVPGLDAATVEACRTAVEVSDDAARGRRRFKNGALDSLPITRVVTGWYERPDAPTIVYVVMLALDDPGATPPAEAAAKLQDAADRIARDAVDELRGAKRGPDHP; this is encoded by the coding sequence GTGCCCAAGACGATTTCGCGGAGGGGAGTCCGCCTCCTCAGGACCATCCTCACCGGCTTTTTGATGACCTTCACGGACGCCGCGTCCCGCGCCGACGACGCGCAAGCCCTGGTCGGCCCGGCCGTCGTCGACCGTTTGATGGAGGGGCTCGATGAGGGGGTCCGCGTGGGAGTCGACGTCTTTGAACTCCCTCGAACGCAGGGGGAGGCCGCCGTTCTCCGGAAGAACGCGGACGCCGTCCTCCCTACCGCCAGCGCGATCAAGACGGCGATCATGATCGAGATGTTCGCGAAGTTCTCCAGGGACCTCGACGCCCCGCCCCCCGGCCTCGATGACATCCTGAAGGACGATCATCCGGCGGTCGCCCATTTCGAGCCCAGGGGCCGCGAGCAGATCCGGGCCGGGCTCTCGGGGGCGAGCGTGCGACGGATCGGCCGCGTGATGTTGGGTTCGGACAACGCGACGAACCTCGTGTACAACGCGGCCTCGAACGTGGCGATCGCGCTCCTGGGCGGCCCCGACGAGGCGACCCGGCTGGTCCACGCACGCGACCCGGGCTTCGCCTCGATCATGGTCCGCCGCTACATGCTGACCGATCGCAAGGCCCGGGGCGACAACGAGTCGACCGCCGAGGGCCTCGGCGCAGTCCTCCGCCGTCTCGCGTCGCGCGAGGTCCCGGGCCTGGACGCCGCCACGGTGGAAGCCTGCCGGACGGCCGTCGAAGTTTCCGACGACGCCGCTCGGGGCCGTCGCCGTTTCAAGAACGGGGCGCTCGACTCGCTCCCGATCACCCGCGTGGTCACCGGCTGGTACGAACGGCCCGACGCCCCGACGATCGTCTACGTCGTCATGCTCGCCCTGGACGATCCGGGCGCCACGCCCCCCGCCGAGGCCGCCGCGAAGCTCCAGGACGCGGCCGACCGGATCGCCAGGGACGCCGTGGACGAGTTGCGAGGAGCGAAGCGGGGGCCGGATCACCCCTGA
- a CDS encoding GNAT family N-acetyltransferase — protein MIHFRPFRNPDPPALLKLWNAAVPESVAARPLRVHELDDQAFNPVIFDPRGLIVAERDGRPVGFVHAGFGPDETHPELPFHLDHDLGVVSMLAAEPGDEEAAVAQALVVEAERYLRSKGAKVLYGGGRFPLNPFYWGIYGGSEASGVPSSHNRFSSALSSLGYEPIGTAVHLHFDLTRPDPRDPRAAILRRQLNLQFDEDHLPTSWWENIALGDFHPIYASLRSRDDGAEVARAKTWDMSAFGRVDGRARLGVFDVEVAATHRRNGYGRFLMGEVVREARERGFQVVEVQTLAENEPALAFYQALDFEPVEQSTVFRLPAPFPDRSRP, from the coding sequence GTGATCCACTTTCGACCCTTTCGCAATCCCGACCCCCCCGCCCTGCTGAAGCTCTGGAACGCCGCCGTTCCCGAGTCCGTGGCCGCACGCCCGCTGCGCGTTCACGAGCTGGACGACCAGGCGTTCAATCCGGTCATCTTCGACCCGCGGGGGCTGATCGTCGCCGAGCGTGACGGTCGACCCGTCGGGTTCGTGCACGCGGGGTTCGGCCCGGATGAGACCCATCCCGAGCTTCCGTTCCATCTCGATCACGACCTGGGCGTCGTCTCGATGCTCGCCGCCGAGCCGGGCGACGAGGAGGCGGCCGTGGCGCAGGCCCTCGTCGTCGAGGCGGAACGCTACCTTCGGAGCAAGGGAGCCAAGGTTCTTTACGGCGGCGGTCGCTTCCCGCTGAATCCGTTCTACTGGGGGATCTACGGCGGCAGCGAGGCTTCCGGCGTACCGTCGAGCCACAACCGGTTCTCCTCCGCGCTCAGCAGCCTGGGCTATGAGCCGATCGGCACCGCCGTTCACCTGCACTTCGACCTGACCCGCCCCGATCCCCGCGATCCCCGGGCGGCGATCCTGCGACGCCAGCTCAACCTCCAGTTCGACGAGGACCATCTCCCCACGTCGTGGTGGGAGAACATCGCCCTCGGCGATTTTCATCCGATCTACGCCTCGCTGCGGTCACGCGACGATGGTGCCGAGGTGGCACGCGCCAAAACCTGGGACATGAGCGCGTTCGGCCGGGTCGATGGTCGGGCTCGACTGGGAGTCTTTGACGTCGAGGTCGCCGCGACTCATCGTCGCAACGGATACGGCCGCTTCCTCATGGGCGAGGTCGTCCGCGAGGCCCGCGAGCGAGGCTTCCAGGTGGTGGAGGTCCAGACCCTGGCCGAAAACGAGCCGGCGCTCGCCTTCTACCAGGCCCTCGACTTCGAACCCGTCGAACAATCCACCGTCTTCCGACTCCCCGCCCCTTTCCCCGACCGTTCCCGACCCTGA
- a CDS encoding Rieske (2Fe-2S) protein, which yields MPKFVKMATREELPVGGAKEVEFEGRVYALFNVDGQISAIDGICPHQGGPLADGPLEGCMVACPWHGWEFNVQTGQTPLGPKIKVDVFEVKVEGDDVLVLVP from the coding sequence ATGCCCAAGTTCGTGAAGATGGCCACCCGCGAGGAACTCCCCGTCGGCGGCGCCAAGGAGGTTGAGTTCGAGGGGCGCGTGTACGCGCTGTTCAACGTGGACGGCCAGATCTCGGCGATCGACGGCATCTGTCCCCACCAGGGGGGCCCGCTGGCCGACGGCCCGCTTGAAGGCTGCATGGTGGCCTGCCCCTGGCATGGTTGGGAATTCAACGTCCAGACCGGCCAGACGCCGCTGGGACCGAAGATCAAGGTCGACGTCTTCGAAGTCAAGGTCGAGGGCGACGACGTGCTGGTGCTCGTGCCTTGA
- a CDS encoding RING finger protein, which translates to MGLIGFAVCVLVAYGLIRLLAKSAAWVTGSRYRAFRRLAARHGGRYETRGLSDSPIVSFPQGEDLVRVGLAPASARRPGVISTRVVVRFRRGIPFRLDLAPRESPQLRPPAKGTQPVFLGDREFDGAFVVQANDPDMARDFLAPATRWAIAGLQRLVRPGGLTLAVSPERLLVQLDRDLSDDEDSLVAAVAETLTIHQGLREGVRKRISEGVTLLEEDGEPDPDEGPAVCKVCGEVADLGPLVVCVKCGAPHHRDCWEFVGWCSIYGCGGKIGRPPEAASPQASRSLPPRP; encoded by the coding sequence ATGGGCTTGATCGGCTTTGCGGTGTGCGTTCTGGTGGCGTATGGGCTGATCCGGCTGCTGGCCAAGTCGGCGGCCTGGGTGACCGGCTCGCGCTATCGCGCCTTTCGCCGGCTGGCCGCCCGTCACGGAGGCCGCTACGAGACCCGCGGCCTGTCCGACTCGCCGATCGTGAGCTTCCCGCAGGGGGAGGATCTCGTCCGCGTGGGCCTCGCGCCGGCCTCGGCTCGCCGCCCGGGGGTGATCAGCACCCGAGTCGTCGTCCGCTTCCGACGGGGGATTCCGTTCCGGCTCGATCTCGCGCCTCGGGAGTCGCCGCAGCTCCGACCCCCAGCGAAGGGGACGCAGCCCGTCTTTCTGGGCGACCGCGAGTTCGACGGCGCGTTCGTCGTTCAGGCCAACGACCCGGACATGGCCCGCGACTTCCTGGCGCCGGCCACCAGGTGGGCGATCGCGGGGCTCCAGCGCCTGGTGCGCCCCGGCGGCCTGACGCTCGCGGTCAGCCCCGAGCGGCTCCTTGTGCAACTCGACCGGGATCTGAGCGACGACGAAGACTCCCTCGTCGCCGCCGTCGCCGAGACGCTGACGATCCACCAGGGGCTTCGCGAAGGGGTCCGCAAGCGGATCAGCGAGGGCGTGACGCTCCTTGAGGAGGACGGCGAACCCGACCCCGACGAAGGCCCCGCCGTCTGCAAGGTCTGCGGCGAGGTCGCCGATCTCGGCCCCCTCGTCGTCTGCGTCAAATGCGGCGCGCCCCATCACCGCGACTGCTGGGAGTTCGTCGGCTGGTGCTCGATCTACGGTTGCGGAGGCAAGATCGGCAGGCCCCCCGAGGCGGCCTCCCCGCAGGCGTCGCGCTCGCTTCCCCCCCGCCCCTGA